A single region of the Gemella sp. zg-570 genome encodes:
- the brnQ gene encoding branched-chain amino acid transport system II carrier protein, giving the protein MSKFLKNSYVTIGLMLFALFFGAGNLIFPAFLGAYSGENVWLAILGFCITGVGLPMLGVAAIAYSGSSDVADYAGRVSKTFGVFFAVALYLSIGPLFAIPRTGATSYSIGIEPIFGTSLTVKIIYALVFFGITYFLAINPSKIADRVGKFLTPSLLIVIGILATASYLKATSGYGTPLNSGKGVADSFADTPFVAGFIQGYGTLDTLASLAFAIIVINAAKLFGAKTGKEVSSITLKSGLLSVSLLAVVYIFIARIGAISQDLFSLQGGALTYKGDAISGGIVLSLTSDYFLGNLGQVVLAAIIFLACLTTSTGLVTACSEYFHRLMPKFSERFWVTLFTIISTLLYFNGLTNIIKWSVPVLYLLYPPTVILVFITFLDKIFDSRREVYATTVGFTFVPALYDSISTFSALTEWFKVPAGVTKFFTETVPLGNYSLGWLGFSLVGFVVSFIYVKVVKK; this is encoded by the coding sequence ATGTCAAAATTTTTAAAAAATTCTTATGTAACCATAGGACTAATGCTATTTGCCCTATTTTTTGGGGCAGGTAATTTAATATTTCCAGCCTTTCTTGGAGCCTATTCAGGAGAAAATGTTTGGCTTGCAATATTAGGTTTTTGTATTACGGGTGTTGGTTTACCTATGTTGGGGGTAGCGGCTATTGCTTATTCAGGTTCTTCTGATGTTGCAGATTATGCTGGACGTGTATCAAAAACTTTTGGTGTATTTTTTGCAGTTGCCCTTTATTTGTCTATAGGACCACTTTTTGCCATACCTAGAACTGGAGCAACTTCTTATTCTATAGGTATAGAGCCTATATTTGGAACAAGTCTTACTGTTAAAATTATCTACGCTTTAGTATTTTTTGGTATTACATATTTTCTAGCAATTAACCCTAGCAAAATTGCTGATCGTGTGGGTAAATTTTTAACACCTAGTTTGTTAATAGTTATAGGCATTTTGGCGACAGCGTCTTATTTAAAAGCAACTTCAGGCTATGGTACACCTTTAAATTCAGGTAAGGGAGTAGCTGATTCTTTCGCTGACACTCCTTTTGTAGCGGGGTTTATTCAAGGATATGGAACATTGGATACTTTGGCCTCTTTAGCTTTTGCAATTATAGTCATCAATGCGGCTAAATTATTTGGAGCGAAAACAGGAAAAGAAGTATCATCTATTACTTTAAAATCAGGTTTATTATCTGTATCATTACTTGCTGTAGTGTATATATTTATTGCCAGAATAGGAGCAATATCACAAGATTTGTTTTCATTACAAGGAGGAGCTTTAACTTATAAAGGAGATGCCATTTCAGGTGGTATAGTATTAAGTTTAACTTCTGATTATTTTTTAGGTAATTTAGGACAAGTTGTCTTAGCTGCTATAATATTTTTAGCATGTCTAACTACTTCTACAGGTTTAGTTACTGCTTGTTCTGAATATTTCCATAGATTAATGCCAAAATTTTCAGAAAGATTTTGGGTAACATTATTTACAATAATTTCAACATTACTTTATTTTAACGGTTTAACAAATATAATTAAATGGTCAGTACCAGTCCTTTACTTACTATATCCGCCAACAGTAATCTTAGTATTTATTACATTTTTAGATAAAATTTTTGATAGTAGAAGAGAAGTCTATGCTACTACGGTAGGGTTCACATTTGTCCCAGCCCTGTATGATTCTATTTCAACATTTTCTGCCCTGACAGAATGGTTTAAAGTTCCAGCAGGTGTAACAAAATTCTTTACAGAAACAGTACCTCTAGGAAATTATTCTCTAGGTTGGCTAGGATTCTCTCTTGTAGGATTTGTGGTAAGTTTTATCTATGTAAAAGTAGTAAAGAAGTAA
- a CDS encoding HD domain-containing protein has protein sequence MKLEKLSERKVIRDSIHGYINIEYKIIWQAIDTKEFQRLRRIHQLGGDFQVYPTAEHSRFTHSLGVYEIVRRMVTEIKSLHAELSEYDRLAVMLAGLLHDIGHGPFSHAFEQVTSHNHEDYTIKILLGDTEINKILTKVSASLAQDVVAIINHEHKNDLLNQLVSAQLDADRMDYLLRDSYFSATSYGQFDLERILRTFRVREHTDGKKYIVTKESGIHSVEDYIMARYQMYWQVYFHPVARSYEAIFIQLFSRLKDIYKENKKYFKDLPVIIPFLTKEEVTEEEYFKLDESVVQYYCNIIQEKDDEIAKDLASRLLNRKLFEYVDYSEEKLLEIKEKLKKYNLDEKYYLREENIEKSPYTPYTGQKILIEKKNGEIIALEKASNIVAAITKGDTKKEGTIFYPKLN, from the coding sequence ATGAAATTAGAAAAATTATCAGAAAGAAAAGTTATAAGAGATTCTATACACGGTTATATAAATATAGAATACAAAATTATTTGGCAGGCCATAGACACAAAAGAATTTCAACGTTTAAGACGTATTCATCAGTTGGGTGGAGATTTTCAAGTTTATCCAACTGCAGAACATTCAAGATTTACACATTCGCTAGGTGTTTATGAAATAGTTAGACGCATGGTTACAGAAATAAAATCCTTGCATGCAGAATTAAGTGAATATGACAGACTTGCAGTAATGCTTGCAGGACTTTTACATGACATAGGGCATGGTCCATTTTCTCACGCCTTTGAACAGGTAACAAGTCATAATCACGAAGACTATACAATAAAAATACTTTTAGGTGATACAGAAATAAATAAAATTTTAACAAAAGTATCTGCTAGTCTTGCTCAAGATGTTGTAGCTATAATTAATCATGAACATAAAAATGATTTGTTAAATCAGCTTGTATCAGCCCAATTAGATGCAGATAGAATGGACTATCTATTGCGTGATTCTTATTTTTCAGCGACAAGTTACGGTCAATTTGACTTGGAAAGAATACTTAGAACATTTAGGGTAAGAGAACATACTGACGGAAAAAAATATATAGTTACTAAAGAAAGTGGTATACATAGTGTAGAAGATTATATTATGGCAAGATACCAAATGTATTGGCAAGTTTATTTTCACCCAGTAGCCAGAAGTTACGAAGCAATATTTATTCAACTTTTCAGCAGACTAAAAGATATTTACAAGGAAAATAAAAAATATTTTAAAGACTTGCCTGTGATTATTCCATTTTTAACCAAAGAAGAAGTTACAGAAGAAGAATATTTTAAACTTGATGAAAGTGTTGTGCAGTATTATTGCAATATAATTCAAGAAAAAGACGATGAAATAGCTAAAGATTTAGCAAGTAGATTATTAAATAGAAAACTTTTTGAATATGTAGATTATTCAGAAGAAAAATTACTAGAAATAAAAGAGAAATTAAAAAAATATAATTTAGATGAAAAATATTATTTAAGAGAAGAAAATATAGAAAAAAGCCCCTACACGCCCTATACTGGGCAAAAAATTCTAATCGAAAAGAAAAACGGAGAGATTATAGCCCTAGAAAAAGCTAGTAATATAGTTGCTGCCATAACTAAGGGAGACACAAAAAAAGAGGGAACAATTTTCTATCCAAAACTAAATTAA
- a CDS encoding DUF1846 domain-containing protein — translation MKKQAFDSEKYLNLQRNHILERINQFGGKLYMEFGGKMLEDFHAARVLPGYEPNNKIKLLKELKDEVEIVIAINANNIEQSKARGDLGISYDQEVLRLIDTFNELNIYVGSVVITQYANQSAADNFRKQLEKNSIKSYLHYPIDGYPTNIDYIISENGMGKNDYIETKRNLIVVSAPGPGSGKLATCISQLYHDQIRGIESGYAKFETFPVWNLPLHHPVNLAYEAATADLDDVNMIDPFHLEKYGKTAVNYNRDIEVFPVLNRTFERILNKSPYSSPTDMGVNMVGFSIIDEEDAIEASKQEIIRRYYQTLVDLKAERVSKQAIKKIELLMNEIGVTPNDRKVTDIAREKSEKTNSPALALELPNGEIVTGKRSELFEPSAALIINAIKKLGNIDKETRLIEPEYVKPIQNLKINHLENKNPRLHANEILIALAITAMNNKDANKAMKELGNLKGSEAHSTVMLKEEDKNTLRKLGINLTFDPVFQQNKFYRK, via the coding sequence ATGAAAAAACAAGCATTCGATTCAGAAAAATATTTGAATTTACAACGTAACCATATACTAGAAAGAATTAATCAATTCGGTGGCAAACTCTATATGGAATTTGGCGGGAAAATGTTAGAAGATTTTCACGCTGCAAGAGTATTACCTGGTTATGAACCAAATAATAAAATAAAATTATTAAAAGAGTTAAAAGATGAGGTTGAAATTGTTATTGCTATTAACGCTAATAATATTGAGCAATCTAAAGCTCGTGGCGACTTAGGAATATCTTACGACCAAGAAGTTTTAAGACTTATCGATACATTTAATGAACTTAATATTTATGTAGGTTCTGTCGTTATTACTCAATACGCAAACCAAAGTGCTGCCGATAACTTTCGCAAGCAACTAGAAAAAAATAGTATTAAATCTTACCTGCACTATCCGATAGATGGCTATCCTACAAATATAGATTACATCATATCTGAAAATGGTATGGGAAAAAATGATTACATAGAAACAAAACGCAACTTAATTGTTGTTTCTGCTCCAGGCCCTGGGTCAGGTAAATTAGCAACTTGTATCTCGCAACTTTATCATGACCAAATAAGAGGTATTGAATCTGGTTATGCAAAATTTGAAACATTCCCAGTCTGGAATTTACCTTTACACCACCCAGTAAACTTGGCTTACGAAGCGGCAACAGCAGACTTAGATGATGTTAATATGATTGACCCATTCCACCTAGAAAAATACGGAAAAACTGCCGTTAATTACAATCGTGATATTGAGGTATTCCCCGTTTTAAATCGTACATTTGAAAGAATTTTAAACAAATCACCTTATTCTTCACCTACTGATATGGGTGTAAATATGGTTGGCTTTTCGATAATTGATGAGGAAGATGCAATAGAAGCATCAAAACAAGAAATTATTCGTCGCTACTACCAAACACTTGTTGACTTAAAAGCAGAACGTGTTAGTAAACAAGCAATTAAAAAAATAGAATTATTGATGAATGAAATTGGAGTTACTCCAAACGACAGAAAAGTAACAGACATAGCTAGGGAAAAATCAGAAAAAACTAACTCTCCTGCCCTAGCATTAGAATTGCCAAATGGCGAAATAGTAACGGGAAAAAGGTCGGAACTATTTGAACCGTCAGCTGCACTTATAATTAATGCAATTAAAAAATTAGGAAACATAGATAAGGAAACTAGACTAATAGAACCAGAATACGTTAAACCTATCCAAAATCTAAAAATAAATCATCTGGAAAATAAAAATCCTCGTCTGCACGCCAACGAAATTTTAATAGCCCTAGCCATAACTGCTATGAACAATAAAGATGCCAACAAGGCAATGAAAGAACTTGGAAATCTAAAAGGTAGTGAGGCTCATTCTACTGTAATGCTAAAAGAAGAAGATAAAAATACCTTGAGAAAATTAGGAATAAACCTAACTTTCGACCCAGTATTCCAACAAAATAAATTTTACAGAAAATAA
- a CDS encoding SSURE domain-containing protein codes for MLNKKQLNIFSIRKFKAGVASVLIASAFLLFAGGNNALAQMENMPVANSEVAMPMNENQPNMKEATKEDIKMAVEKNIKAETEVPASYLEKAKEDGTGPFLAGVNNVIPFEAFGGDGMLTRLLLEKSKDVAWSDNGADMNDAIAPLENLKDMEYFYTVSLEGTDGKVGKELLNKLKDNGTRTYNADVNVFGKIGDKADESNVIASRTIKVTINGLTPTSDVIKAVEENINEETEVPTYYVENADSEAMGPFLAGVNNTIPFEAFGGDGMLTRLLLMAAKDAPWSDNGVDMNAPILPLSTLTNGQYFYKVSLDGVAAGKTGKELLEALKAAGINSYTATVEVFGNKNGKADETNVIASRKVTLKVNMKMLEKMNIQGEMSMSEEMKMKDGMVMSDKMTMQDEMKMPDKMDKKLTKTGSTTSNSLGIVSFILTILAGLGLHKKFKIKM; via the coding sequence ATGTTAAATAAAAAACAATTAAATATATTTTCAATTAGAAAATTTAAAGCAGGAGTAGCTTCTGTTTTAATAGCTAGTGCCTTTTTACTATTTGCAGGAGGAAATAATGCTCTTGCACAGATGGAAAATATGCCAGTTGCAAACAGCGAAGTAGCCATGCCTATGAATGAAAATCAACCCAATATGAAAGAGGCTACTAAAGAAGATATTAAAATGGCAGTTGAGAAAAATATAAAAGCAGAAACTGAAGTTCCTGCCTCTTACCTTGAAAAGGCAAAAGAAGATGGAACAGGTCCTTTCCTTGCTGGTGTAAACAATGTTATTCCATTTGAAGCATTTGGTGGCGATGGAATGCTTACTCGATTATTACTTGAAAAATCTAAAGATGTGGCTTGGTCTGATAATGGTGCAGATATGAATGACGCAATAGCACCCCTAGAAAACTTAAAAGATATGGAATACTTCTATACAGTTTCTCTTGAAGGAACTGATGGTAAGGTTGGTAAAGAGTTGTTAAACAAGCTTAAAGACAATGGAACTCGAACTTATAATGCGGATGTCAATGTTTTCGGAAAAATTGGTGATAAAGCAGATGAAAGTAATGTTATTGCTAGCAGAACAATTAAAGTAACTATTAATGGGCTAACTCCTACTAGTGATGTTATAAAAGCAGTTGAAGAAAATATAAATGAAGAAACAGAAGTACCTACTTATTATGTTGAAAATGCAGATTCAGAAGCTATGGGTCCTTTCCTTGCTGGTGTAAATAATACTATTCCATTTGAAGCATTTGGTGGCGATGGAATGCTTACTCGCCTACTTCTTATGGCTGCTAAAGATGCTCCTTGGTCTGATAATGGTGTAGATATGAATGCTCCAATCTTGCCTCTAAGTACATTAACGAACGGTCAATACTTCTACAAAGTATCACTTGACGGAGTTGCAGCTGGTAAGACTGGTAAAGAATTATTAGAAGCACTTAAGGCTGCTGGTATAAATTCATACACTGCAACAGTAGAAGTTTTTGGCAACAAAAATGGAAAAGCTGACGAAACAAATGTAATTGCAAGCAGAAAAGTTACATTAAAAGTAAATATGAAGATGCTTGAAAAAATGAATATACAAGGTGAAATGTCAATGTCAGAAGAAATGAAAATGAAAGACGGAATGGTTATGTCTGACAAAATGACAATGCAAGATGAAATGAAAATGCCAGATAAAATGGATAAAAAACTTACAAAAACAGGTTCTACAACTTCTAATTCATTAGGTATTGTTAGTTTTATACTAACTATATTAGCTGGACTAGGTTTACACAAAAAATTTAAAATTAAAATGTAG
- a CDS encoding response regulator transcription factor: protein MNKTILLVDDEIEIKEINRRYLTQEGYTVKIANNGLEALEIFKKEEISLIITDIMMPLMDGYDLISQVQKISPDQPFLFITAKTSDMDKIYSLSIGADDFISKPFSPRELVLRVNNILRRINGNKETKKNKDYLQIGDLKINSRTRQAFIEEKELSLTNKEFDLLWIFISNPKKVFSKTELYDNIWNEEYIDDTNTLNVHIHGLRSAISKHSTEKTPTIKTVWGLGYKLEVQV from the coding sequence ATGAATAAAACAATATTATTAGTAGATGATGAAATTGAAATAAAAGAAATAAACCGTCGTTATCTAACTCAAGAAGGATACACAGTAAAAATTGCCAACAACGGTCTTGAAGCCTTAGAAATTTTTAAAAAAGAAGAAATTTCATTAATTATTACAGATATAATGATGCCTCTTATGGACGGCTATGACCTAATAAGTCAAGTGCAAAAAATTTCACCAGACCAACCATTTTTATTCATCACAGCAAAAACTTCTGATATGGATAAAATTTATTCACTTAGCATAGGTGCAGATGATTTTATAAGCAAGCCTTTTAGCCCGCGTGAGCTAGTCTTACGAGTAAATAACATATTACGCCGTATCAATGGCAATAAAGAAACAAAGAAAAATAAGGACTACTTACAAATTGGAGATTTAAAAATAAATAGCAGAACAAGACAAGCCTTTATTGAAGAAAAAGAACTTTCTTTAACAAATAAAGAATTTGACCTGCTTTGGATTTTTATTAGCAATCCAAAAAAAGTTTTTTCAAAAACAGAACTTTATGACAATATTTGGAATGAAGAATATATTGACGACACAAACACCCTAAATGTTCATATTCATGGTTTACGTAGTGCAATATCTAAACATTCAACAGAGAAAACACCAACAATAAAAACTGTTTGGGGTCTTGGTTACAAATTGGAGGTGCAAGTATAA
- a CDS encoding cell wall metabolism sensor histidine kinase WalK, whose protein sequence is MKLKYYILIGYLTSTIITILALIWAINRMLIPEEGEIFIVLTTISASLIGALVSRLLIKKVFKSLEYLTNHIEGISKNNFETIENIKNPIEFQEFAKTLNDMTRKLEESFQSLEDSEKEKNIMIAQLSHDIKTPITSIQATIEGMLDGIILKDEQEYYLKTIRRQTDRLNKLVEALNEVTLNKINNKEKPLQVIFIDKLLIDTLSEFQLKLDKENRQVDIKVEPTSAKIFSDYDKILRILVNLVSNALKYSPSGSALKIQAKLDDKKLNISVKDEGQGIKKDDLQKIFNLLYRVESSRNMNTGGYGLGLYTAQELASQLNGQISVQSEFGKGSSFTLTIENK, encoded by the coding sequence ATGAAATTAAAATATTATATTTTGATAGGTTACTTAACATCTACAATAATTACTATCTTGGCCTTAATTTGGGCAATAAACAGAATGCTTATCCCTGAAGAAGGAGAAATTTTTATAGTCTTAACAACTATATCAGCCAGCTTAATAGGTGCCTTAGTTAGTAGACTACTTATTAAAAAAGTATTCAAATCGCTAGAATATTTAACAAATCATATAGAGGGTATATCAAAAAATAATTTTGAAACTATTGAAAATATAAAAAATCCTATTGAATTTCAAGAATTTGCTAAAACTTTAAACGATATGACACGCAAGTTAGAAGAAAGTTTTCAATCCCTAGAAGATAGTGAAAAGGAAAAAAATATCATGATTGCTCAATTATCTCATGACATAAAAACACCTATCACTTCTATTCAAGCTACTATCGAGGGAATGCTAGACGGTATAATATTAAAAGATGAACAAGAATACTATCTAAAAACAATCAGAAGACAAACTGACAGATTAAATAAATTGGTTGAAGCCTTAAATGAAGTTACACTAAATAAAATAAACAATAAAGAAAAACCTCTACAAGTAATTTTTATTGATAAACTACTTATTGATACCCTATCAGAATTTCAATTAAAATTAGATAAGGAAAATAGACAAGTTGATATTAAAGTAGAACCAACTTCAGCTAAAATTTTTAGCGATTATGACAAAATCTTGCGTATCTTAGTTAATCTTGTAAGCAACGCCCTAAAATATTCACCAAGTGGTTCAGCCTTGAAGATACAGGCTAAATTAGATGATAAGAAATTAAATATTAGTGTTAAAGATGAGGGACAAGGTATTAAGAAAGACGACTTGCAAAAAATTTTCAACCTACTTTATAGGGTAGAATCTTCAAGAAATATGAATACGGGAGGATATGGTTTAGGGCTTTATACAGCCCAAGAATTAGCAAGTCAATTAAATGGTCAAATAAGTGTGCAAAGTGAATTTGGAAAAGGTAGTTCCTTTACCCTAACTATAGAAAATAAATAA
- the gndA gene encoding NADP-dependent phosphogluconate dehydrogenase — translation MNNIAVIGLSVMGSNLALNIADNGYKVAVFNRTTSVMEEMIEKFPHRNIEGKKTLEELVKSLAKPRKFIIMVKAGFAVDAVIEQLLEYVEDGDIIIDGGNSFFKDTQRRYEYLSEKNIHFFGVGISGGEEGARRGPAMMPGGNEKAYEEIKAILEAISAKVNNVACCSYTSTGGAGHYVKMVHNGIEYGDMQLISEAYMILKHLGGFTNQELQEIFEKWNSEELESYLIEITANIFKVKDSESEEFLVDKILDKSGQKGTGKWTTEQAVDLGIDISVISSSLNARYMSSFKDERVNAEKIFNRKAYEVVKDPSNLVKIVKESLFVAKIISYAQGFKLLQAAEKEYNWSFDYSQIAKIFRGGCIIQAKLLQNIIEAYEANPKLENLILDPFFKETIKNNQASLREVVILAIQNSLPVTSLSSALTYLDVYTTANSGANLIQAQRDYFGAHTFERTDKAGSFHYDWVGNNAK, via the coding sequence ATGAATAATATAGCAGTAATCGGTTTGTCTGTTATGGGTAGTAATCTAGCCCTTAATATAGCAGATAATGGATACAAGGTAGCAGTTTTTAATCGTACAACTTCTGTTATGGAAGAAATGATTGAAAAATTTCCGCATAGAAATATAGAAGGAAAAAAAACATTAGAAGAATTAGTTAAGAGTTTGGCAAAACCACGTAAATTTATTATCATGGTTAAGGCTGGCTTTGCTGTTGATGCAGTGATTGAACAGTTGTTAGAATATGTAGAAGATGGAGATATTATTATTGATGGTGGTAATTCATTTTTCAAAGATACACAAAGAAGATATGAATACCTATCAGAAAAAAATATTCACTTCTTCGGTGTAGGTATATCAGGTGGTGAAGAGGGAGCTAGACGTGGTCCTGCCATGATGCCAGGTGGAAATGAAAAAGCCTATGAAGAAATAAAAGCAATTTTAGAAGCTATATCTGCTAAGGTGAATAATGTAGCTTGTTGTAGTTATACTTCTACTGGCGGTGCTGGTCATTATGTAAAAATGGTTCATAACGGAATTGAATACGGCGATATGCAACTTATCTCTGAAGCCTATATGATATTAAAACACTTAGGAGGATTTACTAATCAAGAATTACAAGAAATTTTTGAAAAATGGAACAGTGAAGAGCTAGAATCTTACCTAATAGAAATCACGGCAAATATTTTCAAGGTGAAAGACTCCGAATCAGAAGAATTTTTAGTTGATAAAATCCTTGACAAGTCTGGACAAAAAGGAACTGGAAAATGGACAACAGAACAGGCAGTTGATTTGGGAATAGATATTTCTGTAATTTCTAGCTCACTAAATGCTCGCTACATGTCTAGCTTTAAAGATGAAAGAGTTAATGCAGAAAAAATATTTAACCGTAAAGCTTATGAAGTAGTAAAAGACCCTTCTAATTTAGTAAAAATTGTAAAAGAATCTTTATTTGTAGCAAAAATAATTTCTTATGCACAAGGTTTTAAATTATTACAGGCTGCCGAAAAAGAATATAATTGGTCATTTGATTATTCACAAATCGCTAAAATATTCCGTGGTGGCTGTATTATCCAAGCAAAATTATTACAAAATATTATAGAGGCCTATGAAGCCAATCCAAAATTAGAAAATTTAATCCTAGACCCATTCTTTAAAGAAACTATTAAAAATAATCAAGCTAGTTTAAGAGAAGTAGTAATATTAGCAATTCAAAACTCATTACCTGTAACATCACTAAGTAGTGCTTTAACATATCTTGATGTTTACACTACTGCCAATAGTGGTGCTAACCTAATCCAAGCCCAAAGAGATTATTTCGGTGCTCACACATTTGAAAGAACAGACAAGGCTGGTTCATTCCACTATGATTGGGTTGGAAACAATGCAAAATAA
- the zwf gene encoding glucose-6-phosphate dehydrogenase, with product MKEQTRLVHSTMIGLETMQNKAITIFGGSGDLTYRKLLPAMYNLHVLDQLDEDFKIIGLGRRDYTTEDYIEIARGWMKEHSRKKYVEKVFNEFAQRITYFKIDISNEDEYARLQEFYIDKEIKEHIYYYAVAPEMFLTVTNGLKKYCSKNKAKVIIEKPFGANLENASKLNNKLAEFFGQDEIYHIDHYLGKEMIQNILSVRFNNAIFKGIWNKDFIESVQITAAESVGVGTRAGYYDKSGAMKDMIQNHLLQVLSIVAMEKPTGTSMYKEQLELLKSLKPITNIEDNLVMGQYDGYLEESNIAPDSKTETYVALKVEIDNERWQKVPFFIRTGKKLATRESQVVIKFKAENDAPQNMLIIKIQPTEGIYLKFNAKKPGTANDLQEVSMDFCQSCILENRLNTPEAYERLLYACLVNDRMLFSQWDQIVASWNYINDILEKYHSSGAKLYTYDQDSMGPKEAYKLTDWILDLE from the coding sequence TTGAAAGAACAGACAAGGCTGGTTCATTCCACTATGATTGGGTTGGAAACAATGCAAAATAAGGCAATAACAATTTTTGGTGGCAGTGGCGATTTAACATATCGTAAACTTCTACCAGCCATGTATAATCTCCATGTTCTTGATCAACTAGACGAAGATTTTAAAATTATCGGACTGGGGCGTCGTGATTACACAACAGAGGACTATATAGAAATAGCTCGTGGTTGGATGAAGGAACATTCGAGAAAAAAATATGTTGAAAAAGTTTTTAATGAGTTTGCACAAAGAATTACTTATTTTAAAATAGATATTTCTAATGAAGATGAATATGCTAGGTTACAAGAATTTTATATTGATAAAGAAATTAAAGAACATATATACTACTATGCAGTAGCTCCTGAAATGTTTTTGACAGTTACTAACGGATTAAAAAAATATTGCAGTAAAAACAAGGCTAAAGTAATTATAGAAAAACCTTTTGGAGCAAACTTAGAAAATGCTTCTAAACTAAATAATAAATTAGCAGAATTTTTTGGACAAGATGAAATTTATCATATAGACCACTATCTCGGCAAAGAAATGATACAAAATATTTTATCTGTACGTTTTAACAATGCTATATTCAAGGGAATTTGGAATAAAGATTTTATAGAAAGTGTCCAAATAACAGCAGCAGAAAGTGTCGGAGTCGGAACTCGTGCTGGTTACTACGATAAGAGTGGGGCTATGAAAGATATGATCCAAAACCACCTACTACAAGTATTGTCAATAGTGGCCATGGAAAAACCGACAGGTACAAGTATGTACAAGGAGCAACTAGAATTATTAAAATCATTAAAACCTATTACTAATATTGAAGATAATTTAGTTATGGGGCAATATGACGGATACTTAGAAGAAAGTAACATTGCACCAGATTCAAAAACGGAAACTTATGTTGCTTTAAAAGTAGAAATTGATAATGAACGCTGGCAAAAAGTTCCCTTCTTTATAAGAACAGGAAAAAAATTAGCAACTAGAGAAAGTCAAGTTGTAATTAAATTTAAGGCAGAAAATGACGCTCCTCAAAATATGTTGATTATAAAAATACAACCAACAGAGGGTATTTATTTGAAATTTAACGCTAAAAAACCAGGAACAGCCAATGACTTGCAGGAAGTTTCTATGGATTTTTGCCAAAGTTGTATCTTAGAAAATCGTTTGAATACTCCTGAAGCCTATGAAAGATTATTGTACGCCTGCCTTGTTAATGACAGAATGCTATTTTCACAATGGGATCAAATAGTCGCTTCTTGGAATTATATTAACGATATTTTAGAAAAATATCACTCTTCTGGTGCTAAATTATACACTTACGACCAAGATTCTATGGGACCAAAAGAAGCCTACAAGCTAACAGACTGGATATTAGATTTAGAATAA
- a CDS encoding TnpV protein, which produces MNSQEEKHQIMLQQMYQEKTLLKHLIEIQTQAENFMEKMKPEMMKNMGITEELKVKDQMQWVKCQRQDKLKLVN; this is translated from the coding sequence ATGAACTCACAAGAAGAGAAACATCAAATCATGTTACAACAGATGTATCAAGAGAAAACATTGTTGAAACATCTTATAGAAATTCAGACACAAGCAGAAAACTTTATGGAGAAAATGAAACCAGAGATGATGAAAAATATGGGGATAACAGAAGAGTTGAAAGTCAAAGATCAAATGCAGTGGGTCAAGTGTCAGCGCCAGGACAAATTGAAGCTGGTAAATTAA